From the Halalkalicoccus sp. CGA53 genome, one window contains:
- a CDS encoding Hsp20/alpha crystallin family protein, with the protein MNEQTTESEGSNGNEAKLEEIVDELHHRFEELASIREEVDRIQQQLRILSARQQTIEQTAESPTSAQYRRPVPGAFKQAPNGRPPIPGGPGMQGSRPVGTGMAMGRPPLPGLPREGPRGGHRIPVDILNHDQEVSVVADLAGFEREDITLGFTEGVLHIRAARSGEDEDMAKTEGRTPYVRRERQPIVLRSIPIAEAIDDESVSATMAEGVLTVHLPKDTDGASTHRIEID; encoded by the coding sequence ATGAACGAACAAACAACCGAATCGGAAGGATCGAACGGCAACGAGGCCAAACTAGAAGAGATCGTCGATGAACTCCACCACAGATTCGAGGAGCTGGCAAGCATACGGGAGGAGGTCGATCGAATCCAACAGCAACTGCGGATCCTTTCCGCGAGGCAACAGACGATCGAGCAAACGGCCGAGTCGCCTACGAGCGCACAGTATCGACGACCAGTGCCCGGAGCATTCAAGCAGGCGCCAAACGGACGTCCTCCGATTCCGGGAGGACCCGGAATGCAGGGATCTAGACCGGTCGGGACCGGGATGGCGATGGGCCGGCCCCCGCTCCCTGGCCTTCCGAGGGAAGGACCACGAGGCGGTCATCGAATCCCCGTCGATATTCTGAATCACGACCAGGAGGTTTCGGTCGTCGCCGATCTCGCGGGGTTCGAACGCGAGGACATCACGCTTGGGTTCACAGAGGGCGTGCTCCACATTCGAGCAGCACGTTCGGGAGAGGACGAAGACATGGCAAAAACCGAGGGGAGAACCCCCTACGTCCGGAGAGAGCGGCAACCGATCGTGCTTCGTTCGATTCCGATAGCTGAAGCCATTGACGACGAGAGTGTCAGCGCTACGATGGCAGAGGGCGTTCTCACCGTTCATCTCCCCAAAGACACTGATGGGGCTTCCACTCATCGGATCGAGATCGACTAA
- a CDS encoding S1C family serine protease produces MNDQHDTHGSGYTKSVRRREILQLVAAAGVLAGTGCVDAVTGIIDAGGARNVDDARAAVIRITTEGTYAEHGDDVMLGAGSGFIVDPSGIAITNNHNVAGAVTLRVFVGSEQTQYDATVLGVSECADLAVIDIQGDGFQHLRWYDGDLETGDEVWALGFPGGDPSYTTTHGTITGFESAPTSWASVDSVIEHTAQLEGGNSGGPLVDKDGRVVGINYSAIDPIDAFSHTQNFAIDVLVARDIVDRLREGEDVQTLGINGFAVPADGSDPAGIWVSATTSGSPASDAGIRPGDIITAIERLPMAGQGTMEEYCNVLRTRSSNDVLAVSVYREGVVLEGEINGRELEPAEVTIGEPEVDDAYEEYVVITDDTGAIQVAVPSEWSEVDGRSTEFGPRLLAAPDLDQFTDTYGGPGLAIWLEDASADPGAVLDSLTHTACTINEPVEYADPLYTGVARELTTCGEAQSTMVHIAARPADGSYVIVVEVQLVEARDLDALNHIADTFQVVEV; encoded by the coding sequence ATGAACGACCAACACGATACACATGGGAGTGGGTACACAAAGAGCGTACGCCGCAGAGAAATCCTTCAGTTAGTAGCAGCGGCTGGCGTCCTCGCGGGAACGGGATGTGTCGATGCTGTCACCGGGATCATCGATGCAGGTGGTGCGAGAAACGTCGACGACGCGCGAGCGGCTGTCATTCGGATCACCACCGAAGGCACCTACGCAGAGCACGGTGACGACGTGATGCTCGGTGCCGGCTCCGGATTCATCGTTGACCCGTCGGGGATCGCGATCACGAACAATCACAACGTCGCCGGTGCCGTTACGCTTCGGGTTTTCGTCGGCAGCGAGCAAACACAGTACGACGCGACTGTACTCGGTGTGTCCGAGTGTGCGGACTTAGCGGTGATCGATATCCAGGGAGACGGATTTCAGCACCTGAGGTGGTACGACGGCGACCTCGAAACCGGAGATGAAGTCTGGGCGCTCGGGTTTCCGGGCGGGGATCCGTCGTATACGACGACCCACGGTACGATTACGGGATTCGAGTCCGCTCCAACGAGCTGGGCCTCGGTTGATTCGGTAATCGAACACACCGCCCAGCTCGAAGGGGGAAACTCGGGTGGACCGTTAGTCGATAAGGATGGTCGCGTCGTCGGGATCAACTACTCGGCGATCGATCCGATCGACGCCTTCAGTCACACCCAGAACTTCGCGATCGACGTCCTCGTCGCGAGGGATATCGTCGACCGCCTGCGTGAGGGAGAAGACGTCCAGACGCTTGGGATCAACGGTTTCGCCGTTCCAGCCGACGGGAGCGATCCCGCAGGAATCTGGGTTTCAGCAACGACGTCCGGTAGCCCCGCGAGCGATGCCGGAATCCGACCCGGAGACATTATCACTGCGATCGAACGGCTCCCGATGGCCGGCCAGGGGACGATGGAGGAGTACTGTAACGTCCTCCGTACCCGTTCGTCCAACGATGTACTCGCCGTTAGTGTGTATCGGGAGGGCGTGGTGCTAGAAGGTGAGATCAACGGACGAGAGCTCGAGCCGGCCGAGGTTACGATCGGTGAACCCGAAGTCGATGACGCCTACGAGGAGTACGTCGTTATCACCGATGACACCGGTGCCATTCAGGTCGCGGTCCCATCCGAATGGTCAGAGGTCGATGGCCGCTCGACGGAGTTCGGCCCCCGCCTCCTTGCCGCACCCGACCTCGATCAGTTCACTGATACGTACGGGGGTCCGGGTCTCGCGATCTGGCTCGAGGACGCCAGCGCCGATCCCGGCGCAGTACTCGATTCCCTCACGCACACGGCCTGTACAATCAACGAACCGGTCGAATACGCCGATCCGTTGTACACGGGGGTGGCTCGAGAACTCACCACGTGTGGCGAGGCCCAGTCGACTATGGTCCACATCGCCGCCAGACCGGCCGACGGGTCATACGTGATAGTCGTCGAGGTGCAACTCGTCGAAGCCCGTGACTTGGATGCGCTGAACCACATAGCGGACACGTTTCAGGTGGTCGAGGTGTGA
- a CDS encoding OCRE domain-containing protein has translation MSDEVLELLSELIECVDEASEVYVDDGTGFDDVETGENLHRYEPTDYGYDDVGPVEQLSEGYDPIEYGYETGESATSTDASVGYGTDDAVIGQGEGSDLSVTDATTPAEATEYAALSQSATSYADGYGVSEWSYDDTYGTYINSTTGEGYDPATGMVYDPATGWTDGYSGNWSTDELANYGYADGWTYDSATGMYIDASSGAVYDPMTGESYDPMSGMVYDPTTGLARGYYDSLSGWFTDASGLMYNPHTNVLFDPSTGGMYDATTGLPIDSVTGQPIDDSTITIGGIDMGPAIGNVSYDSTTGVFMDLSTGATYAFDPATGALIDLATGLPVQAPTITVGGFTGMGEGGSLAGSIVGIAGMPGALESGVYPAPLADSSPDYYTTPITVGPGSPVPGLSQYELDQRWIMDQQAMGDPYYQTVPVDTGV, from the coding sequence GTGAGTGACGAAGTGTTGGAACTGCTTAGCGAATTGATTGAATGCGTGGATGAGGCGTCCGAGGTGTACGTTGACGACGGCACCGGATTCGACGATGTAGAGACAGGTGAGAACCTCCACCGGTATGAGCCGACCGACTACGGCTACGATGACGTCGGTCCCGTCGAGCAGCTCTCTGAGGGGTACGATCCGATCGAGTACGGGTACGAGACCGGAGAGTCGGCGACCAGTACCGATGCGAGTGTCGGATACGGTACCGACGACGCAGTAATCGGACAGGGCGAGGGTTCCGATCTATCGGTGACCGACGCAACTACACCTGCTGAAGCGACCGAATACGCCGCACTCTCGCAATCCGCAACTTCGTACGCCGACGGGTACGGCGTATCTGAATGGTCATACGACGATACATACGGTACCTACATCAATTCGACGACAGGCGAGGGCTACGATCCAGCGACCGGAATGGTCTACGATCCAGCGACCGGCTGGACCGACGGCTATTCCGGGAACTGGTCGACCGATGAACTAGCCAACTACGGGTATGCGGACGGCTGGACGTACGATTCCGCCACCGGGATGTACATCGACGCCTCGTCGGGGGCCGTCTACGACCCGATGACTGGTGAGAGCTACGATCCGATGAGCGGGATGGTCTACGACCCGACTACCGGCCTCGCGCGAGGATACTACGATAGTTTGTCGGGGTGGTTCACGGACGCGTCCGGTCTGATGTATAACCCCCACACGAACGTCCTCTTCGATCCATCGACCGGTGGGATGTACGATGCGACTACGGGGTTACCGATTGACAGCGTAACTGGACAGCCAATCGATGATTCTACGATCACGATTGGTGGAATCGACATGGGGCCTGCGATCGGAAACGTCTCTTACGATTCTACGACGGGGGTCTTCATGGACCTGTCAACCGGCGCCACGTACGCGTTCGACCCAGCTACCGGAGCGTTGATCGACCTCGCAACCGGCCTACCGGTTCAAGCTCCTACGATTACCGTTGGCGGCTTCACTGGGATGGGTGAAGGAGGGTCGCTCGCGGGTTCGATCGTCGGTATCGCAGGCATGCCAGGAGCACTCGAATCGGGAGTGTATCCCGCACCGCTCGCCGACTCGTCCCCCGATTACTACACGACTCCTATCACCGTCGGACCCGGGTCGCCTGTGCCGGGGTTGTCTCAGTACGAACTCGATCAGCGATGGATCATGGATCAGCAGGCGATGGGAGATCCCTATTACCAGACCGTGCCGGTGGACACCGGCGTCTGA
- a CDS encoding helix-turn-helix domain-containing protein, producing MATIAEFTIPVEGFALGESIRDAPIAEMEIERLAAHGPDHVMPYAWITADDFDRVERLFEEDPTVDRFSLVSETEDARLYQMDWIERAEVLINILTEQEGVVLSAVASEGIWNFRALFPEREALSRAYDYAEEHGIHLQITAIYSMEDEREGRFGLSEGQHEAIRLATERGFYDVPRGISLEELADEIGISHQSLSERLRRGQKTLNVNTVLVGEFE from the coding sequence ATGGCTACGATCGCGGAGTTCACCATCCCTGTCGAAGGGTTCGCGTTGGGTGAGTCGATACGGGACGCACCGATCGCGGAGATGGAGATCGAACGTCTCGCCGCGCACGGCCCGGATCACGTCATGCCCTACGCGTGGATTACGGCCGACGACTTCGATCGCGTCGAGCGGCTCTTCGAGGAGGACCCGACGGTCGATAGGTTCAGTCTGGTCAGCGAAACCGAGGACGCCCGACTCTACCAGATGGACTGGATAGAGCGAGCAGAGGTACTCATCAATATCCTCACCGAACAGGAAGGAGTCGTGCTATCGGCGGTCGCCTCCGAGGGAATCTGGAACTTCCGAGCGCTCTTTCCCGAACGAGAGGCGCTTTCTCGGGCGTACGACTACGCCGAAGAGCACGGTATTCACCTCCAGATCACCGCGATCTACAGCATGGAGGACGAGCGGGAGGGCCGCTTCGGTCTCAGTGAAGGTCAGCACGAGGCGATCAGGCTCGCCACCGAGCGTGGCTTCTACGACGTCCCTCGGGGGATCTCACTCGAAGAGCTCGCGGACGAGATCGGGATCTCACACCAGTCGCTCTCCGAGCGTCTCCGACGGGGACAGAAGACACTCAACGTCAACACCGTTCTCGTCGGCGAGTTCGAGTGA
- a CDS encoding PadR family transcriptional regulator gives MNDLTAFQRDLLMVIAGLGDPHGLAIKDELEEYYDDEIHHGRLYPNLDALVEKGLVAKGSRDKRTNEYTLTERGERELSARQEWEGQYVESMTV, from the coding sequence ATGAACGATCTGACGGCGTTCCAGCGAGATCTCCTCATGGTCATTGCGGGCCTCGGCGACCCTCACGGCCTTGCGATCAAAGATGAACTCGAAGAGTACTACGACGACGAAATCCATCACGGACGCCTCTACCCGAACCTCGACGCGCTGGTCGAGAAAGGACTCGTTGCGAAGGGGTCACGTGATAAGCGGACGAACGAGTACACGCTCACCGAACGGGGAGAGCGAGAGCTCTCCGCTCGTCAGGAGTGGGAAGGGCAGTACGTCGAATCGATGACCGTGTGA